Part of the Candidatus Nealsonbacteria bacterium CG07_land_8_20_14_0_80_39_13 genome is shown below.
TGAGTAAGTCTTTAGGAAATGTCTACACATTAAGGGATTTGCTTGAGAAAGGTTTCTCCGCTCAAGTTATCCGTTACTTTCTCATCAGCGTTCATTATAGACAAAGAGCGGATTTGTCTTTTGAGAAATTGGAAGCAGCTAAGAATTCTCTGGATAGAATAAATAGTTTTGTCGGAAAACTTAATTTACAAATTAGCGGGAATATGGCTGGAGATGGCGTAAATGATGCCGGAGAAATCGACGTCTTAATCCGCGAATATTCGCAAGAATTTAAGGAAGCAATGGATGATGATTTGAATACTCCGAATGCCCTGGCGATATTATTCAGCTTAATAAAGGCAATAAACAAATTTGAAAGCATTGATAAGAAAACGGCTATCCAAATTTTGAATTTGATTAAAAAGTTTGATTCTGTATTTGGCTTAAATCTTTTGGAACCGGCTGAAAAAACAACAGAACTCCTTATTCCCGAGAATGTCTCAGAGCTTGTTCGGCAAAGAGAGATAGCCCGCAAAGAAAAAGACTGGGAAAAATCAGATGAATTGCGCGAGGAGATAAAAATACTCGGTTATCAGGTGGAAGACACGCCACAAGGGCCGAAGTTATCAATATAAATTATAAATATTTATGAAGAAAAAAACATATATGGATTATGCGGCGACAACGCCGGTTGATAAGCGCGTTTTAAAAGCGATGTTGCCATTTTTTTCTGAAAAATTCGGCAACACGATGTCCTTGCACAGTTTCGGTCAGGAAGCGAAAGAAGCGCTGGAAGAAAGCAGGGTGGTTGTCGCCGGTTTGATGAATGCCCTGCCTGAAGAAATAATTTTTACCGCTTCGGCTACGGAAAGTAATAATCTATCCATGAAGGGCGCTGCTTTTGCCAATAAAAATAAAGGAAATCATATTATAATATCAGCTATTGAGCACCATTGTGTTTTAGAAAGCGCAGAATGGCTTGGGAAGCAGGGTTTTGAAATAACTAAGTTGAAAGTTGATAAATACGGGTTAATTGATTTAACCGAACTGGAGAAAGAAATCAAAAAAGAGACAATTCTGGTTTCAATAATGCATGCTAATAACGAAATAGGGACCGTAGAACCGATTGAAGAAATTGGAAAAATCTGCCATGAAAAAGGAGTCCTTTTTCATACGGATGCAGCTCAATCTCTCGGAAAAATCCCCATTGATGTAAAGAAAATGAATATAGATCTGTTGACCGGCTCTTCCCAGAAAATGTATGGCCCGAAAGGAGCAGCTTGCTTATTTATCAGAAAAGGAGTAAAAATTGAACCTATGTTGCATGGTGGCGGACACGAATTCGGTTTAAGGCCATCAACGATCAATTTGCCGGCAATAGTTGGCTTTGCCAAGGCCTGCAATATCTGTAGAAAAGAAATGATTTATGAAGGAGCAAGAATAAGTAAACTAAGAAATGAACTTATCGGCGGGGTTTTAAAAAATATTCCCGATGCTCTTTTGAATGGCCATCCCGAAAAAAGGCTTCCTAATAATGCTAATTTTTGGTTTAAATTTGTGGAAGGAGAGTCTTTGGTTTTCCAGCTTGACTTCTCCTGTATAGCCGCATCCACCGGTTCAGCCTGCTCTTCTGCCCAATTAACAGCCAGCCATGTCCTTTTGGCTCTTGGATTAAAGCCGGAACAAGCCCATGGTTCATTACGATTGACGCTGGGAAGATGGACGAAAGAAAAAGATGTCAAATATGTCTTAAAAGTTTTGCCGGAAATTATAAAAAAATTAAGAGAGATTTCTCCATTTAAAAAATGAGTATCTACAGCAAAAAAGTCATCAATCATTTTCAAAACCCGCATAATTGCGGGAAGATAAAAAATCCCGACGGGATCGGCAAAGTCGGAAATATCGTCTGCGGAGACGTAATGTATCTTTATATTAAAATTGGAAAAAACAAGAAGAAAGAGGAGATAATTAAAAATATAAAATTTGAGACATTCGGATGCGTTGCCGCCATCAGCACCAGTAGCGTTGTCACTGATTTAGTTATGGGAAAAACATTGGACGAGGCCATGAAGCTGGAGAAAAATAATGTCATTAATTCCTTAGAGGGTCTTCCTCCGATAAAAATCCACTGTTCTATTTTAGCGATAGACGCCTTATCGGAGGCGATTTACGATTATCTTTCAAAAAACAAACGGCTAATTCCTGAAGAGCTGGCGAAAAAACATGAAAGAATAGACAAAGAAAGGCATTCGGTTGAGGAAAAACATAAG
Proteins encoded:
- a CDS encoding cysteine desulfurase NifS; amino-acid sequence: MFMKKKTYMDYAATTPVDKRVLKAMLPFFSEKFGNTMSLHSFGQEAKEALEESRVVVAGLMNALPEEIIFTASATESNNLSMKGAAFANKNKGNHIIISAIEHHCVLESAEWLGKQGFEITKLKVDKYGLIDLTELEKEIKKETILVSIMHANNEIGTVEPIEEIGKICHEKGVLFHTDAAQSLGKIPIDVKKMNIDLLTGSSQKMYGPKGAACLFIRKGVKIEPMLHGGGHEFGLRPSTINLPAIVGFAKACNICRKEMIYEGARISKLRNELIGGVLKNIPDALLNGHPEKRLPNNANFWFKFVEGESLVFQLDFSCIAASTGSACSSAQLTASHVLLALGLKPEQAHGSLRLTLGRWTKEKDVKYVLKVLPEIIKKLREISPFKK
- a CDS encoding iron-sulfur cluster assembly scaffold protein, with amino-acid sequence MYSKKVINHFQNPHNCGKIKNPDGIGKVGNIVCGDVMYLYIKIGKNKKKEEIIKNIKFETFGCVAAISTSSVVTDLVMGKTLDEAMKLEKNNVINSLEGLPPIKIHCSILAIDALSEAIYDYLSKNKRLIPEELAKKHERIDKERHSVEEKHKDWVEKEEKMFNK